The following are encoded together in the Neomonachus schauinslandi chromosome 15, ASM220157v2, whole genome shotgun sequence genome:
- the LOC110593134 gene encoding gastric inhibitory polypeptide, which produces MVAVKIFGLLLGSLLLAVVLGEKAEGHSGGHSKVSGSRHRGPRYAEGTFISDYSIAMDKIRQQDFVNWLLAQKGKKNDWKHNITQREAAGALKLAHQSHRKEQAREQQGSLPKKPSDEDLLKDLLIRELLACMVDQMEVCRLRFQ; this is translated from the exons ATGGTGGCCGTGAAGATCTTCGGTCTCCtgctggggtccctgctcctGGCAGTGGTGCTGGGAGAGAAGGCGGAGGGTCACTCCGG agGCCACTCTAAGGTCAGTGGCTCCCGACATCGAGGCCCCAGGTATGCTGAGGGGACCTTCATCAGTGACTACAGCATTGCCATGGACAAGATCCGCCAACAAGACTTTGTGAACTGGCTGCTGGcgcagaaggggaagaagaacGA CTGGAAACACAACATCACCCAGAGGGAGGCCGCCGGGGCCCTGAAGCTGGCCCATCAATCTCACAGGAAGGAGCAGGCGAGGGAGCAGCAGGG CTCCCTACCCAAGAAGCCCAGTGATGAAGATTTGCTCAAGGATTTACTGATTCGAGAGCTGCTGGCCTGCATGGTGGATCAGATGGAAGTCTGCAGGCTCAG